A region from the Lysobacter sp. BMK333-48F3 genome encodes:
- a CDS encoding pyridoxal-phosphate dependent enzyme gives MNDHWLDDPAALWPDYRPTPLLDLPALAHRLGVARVLAKAENERPLGNFKALGGLTAGLRALARATGATDPDDLRRRCRQAPPRLLCASDGNHGLAVTAAAQRAQARARVYLPAAVSAARAQRIAALGGEVVRVGGSYDDAVLAARAAAGRGEGLLIADTSDDRDDPVVADVMAGYGLIARELRAQLPTEARDRPSHVFVQAGVGGLAAALADGLHGTLQATARIVVVEPASAACVMRALAAARPVRLPGELATVAEMLSCGLVSSPALAVLARHRAAALTVDEDELLAAPQRLREHGGPASTPSGGAGLAGLWRAAADPALRERHALDAHSVVLLTITEGAAPA, from the coding sequence ATGAACGATCATTGGCTCGACGATCCGGCCGCGCTATGGCCCGACTACCGCCCCACGCCCTTGTTGGACCTGCCCGCGCTGGCCCACCGCCTGGGCGTGGCGCGAGTGCTGGCCAAGGCCGAGAACGAGCGTCCGCTCGGCAACTTCAAGGCGCTCGGCGGCCTGACCGCCGGCCTGCGCGCGCTGGCGCGCGCTACCGGCGCGACCGATCCGGACGATCTGCGCCGTCGCTGCCGCCAGGCGCCGCCGCGGCTGTTGTGCGCCAGCGACGGCAATCACGGCCTGGCCGTGACCGCCGCGGCCCAGCGCGCGCAAGCGCGGGCCAGGGTGTATCTGCCGGCGGCGGTGAGCGCGGCGCGCGCGCAACGCATCGCCGCGCTCGGCGGCGAGGTCGTGCGGGTCGGCGGCAGCTACGACGACGCGGTGCTGGCCGCGCGCGCCGCGGCCGGACGCGGCGAGGGGCTGCTGATCGCCGATACGTCCGACGACCGCGACGACCCGGTGGTCGCCGACGTCATGGCCGGCTACGGCCTGATCGCACGCGAGTTGCGCGCTCAATTGCCGACCGAAGCGCGCGACCGGCCCAGCCATGTGTTCGTCCAGGCCGGCGTCGGCGGCCTCGCCGCCGCGTTGGCCGACGGCCTGCACGGCACGTTGCAGGCCACGGCGCGGATCGTCGTGGTCGAGCCGGCGAGCGCGGCCTGCGTGATGCGCGCCCTGGCCGCGGCGCGGCCGGTGCGGTTGCCGGGGGAGCTGGCGACCGTCGCCGAAATGCTGTCCTGCGGCTTGGTCTCCAGCCCGGCCCTGGCGGTGCTGGCGCGCCATCGCGCCGCGGCGCTGACCGTCGACGAAGACGAACTGCTCGCGGCGCCGCAGCGCCTGCGCGAACACGGCGGGCCGGCGAGCACGCCGTCCGGCGGCGCGGGCCTGGCCGGCTTGTGGCGCGCCGCGGCCGATCCGGCGCTGCGCGAGCGCCATGCGCTCGACGCGCATAGCGTGGTGCTGCTGACGATCACCGAAGGCGCGGCGCCGGCCTGA
- a CDS encoding acyl-CoA desaturase has product MTAKPRNRALGAQELDRFGEELDALRARTLAQVGRIDAAYIRRVVAAVRWFGLGGRLLLFVAAAGLAFGLTWLLWTAAVLGTLSLALSKILENMEVGHNVMHGQYDWMRDPHLDGKTYEWDIVATGDNWRKTHNYQHHTWTNVRGMDDDIGYGLLRLFPEQRWKPFFLAQPVIAVVFALLFEWGVAIQDLRLGRWLTGKTKHRAMWRKFVPVGRKMGKQLLKDYVLFPLLAGPFFLPVLLGNLVANLIRNVWTYTVIFCGHFTIDAEVFPKESVRNESRGHWYLRQLRGSSNLSGGKWMDLMTGNLSHQIEHHFYPDIPAWRYAAMAVEVREICGRYGQHYDTGSLPRQFGEVVWRILRHAWPSRPRARRPLVRAEAQA; this is encoded by the coding sequence ATGACCGCCAAACCACGCAACCGCGCGCTGGGCGCGCAGGAACTCGACCGCTTCGGCGAAGAACTCGACGCGCTGCGCGCGCGCACCCTGGCCCAGGTCGGCCGCATCGACGCCGCCTACATCCGGCGCGTGGTCGCGGCAGTGCGCTGGTTCGGCCTGGGCGGGCGGCTGCTGCTGTTCGTCGCCGCCGCCGGCCTGGCGTTCGGCCTGACCTGGCTGCTGTGGACCGCCGCGGTGTTGGGCACGCTGTCGCTGGCGCTGTCGAAGATCCTGGAGAACATGGAGGTCGGCCACAACGTCATGCACGGCCAGTACGACTGGATGCGCGACCCGCACCTGGACGGCAAGACCTACGAGTGGGACATCGTCGCCACCGGCGACAACTGGCGCAAAACCCACAACTACCAGCACCACACCTGGACCAACGTGCGCGGCATGGACGACGACATCGGCTACGGCCTGCTGCGTCTGTTCCCGGAGCAGCGCTGGAAGCCGTTCTTCCTCGCCCAGCCGGTGATCGCGGTGGTGTTCGCGCTGCTGTTCGAGTGGGGCGTGGCGATACAGGATCTGCGCCTGGGCCGCTGGCTGACCGGCAAGACCAAGCATCGGGCGATGTGGCGCAAGTTCGTGCCGGTCGGGCGCAAAATGGGCAAGCAGCTGTTGAAGGACTACGTGTTGTTCCCGCTGCTGGCCGGGCCGTTCTTCCTGCCGGTGCTGCTGGGCAATCTGGTCGCCAACCTGATCCGCAACGTGTGGACCTATACGGTGATCTTCTGCGGCCACTTCACCATCGACGCCGAAGTGTTCCCGAAGGAGTCGGTGCGCAACGAGTCGCGCGGGCATTGGTATCTGCGCCAGTTGCGCGGTTCGTCGAACCTTAGCGGCGGCAAGTGGATGGACCTGATGACCGGCAATCTGAGCCATCAGATCGAACACCATTTCTATCCGGACATTCCCGCCTGGCGTTACGCGGCGATGGCGGTGGAAGTGCGCGAAATCTGCGGCCGCTACGGTCAGCATTACGACACCGGCTCGCTGCCGCGGCAGTTCGGCGAAGTGGTGTGGCGGATCCTGCGCCACGCCTGGCCGAGCCGTCCGCGCGCGCGACGGCCGTTGGTGCGGGCGGAAGCGCAGGCCTGA
- a CDS encoding ferredoxin reductase, producing the protein MNAVVRPAVHRPRSRLRGLVAPFVKPQVFDFWASRLHPTWSWERPLARIEARELASADAVTLVLKPNRHWRGFVAGQHLMIGARIDGATVSRSYSLCDAPRADGRIAITVKAIEGGRLSRHLHDRAQVGDVLELGPAFGEMVLPERVDGAWLFLAAGSGITPLMAMLRALAQRGMPVPLTLLYWARQREELCFVDELRELAATHPNFRLRLLLTRQAPQHPGEAAGRIDADLLAQHAPDWTQRRIYACGPGGFVAAARELAETRAAGFAAEAFTPPPRSDDETGMVEVELARSGRRLQLPRGQSLLSALEAQGLSLASGCRMGLCNTCACGKASGITRHLHTGDVHSEPASALRLCVNAASSDLVLDL; encoded by the coding sequence ATGAACGCCGTCGTCCGCCCCGCCGTCCATCGCCCGCGCAGCCGCCTGCGCGGCCTGGTGGCCCCCTTTGTGAAGCCGCAAGTCTTTGATTTCTGGGCTTCCAGGCTCCATCCGACCTGGAGCTGGGAGCGCCCGCTGGCGCGGATCGAGGCGCGCGAGCTGGCCTCGGCCGATGCGGTGACCTTGGTCCTGAAGCCGAACCGGCACTGGCGCGGCTTCGTCGCCGGCCAGCACCTGATGATCGGCGCGCGCATCGACGGAGCCACGGTTTCGCGCAGCTACAGCCTGTGCGACGCGCCGCGCGCCGACGGGCGCATCGCGATCACGGTCAAGGCGATCGAGGGCGGGCGCCTGAGCCGCCATCTGCACGACCGCGCCCAAGTCGGCGACGTGCTGGAGCTGGGCCCGGCGTTCGGCGAGATGGTGCTGCCCGAGCGCGTCGACGGCGCCTGGCTGTTCCTCGCCGCCGGCAGCGGCATCACCCCGTTGATGGCGATGCTGCGCGCGCTGGCGCAACGCGGCATGCCGGTGCCGCTGACCCTGCTGTACTGGGCGCGGCAGCGCGAAGAGCTGTGTTTCGTCGACGAACTGCGCGAACTCGCCGCGACGCATCCGAATTTCCGCCTGCGCCTGCTGCTGACCCGGCAGGCGCCGCAGCATCCCGGCGAAGCGGCCGGCCGCATCGACGCGGACCTGCTGGCGCAGCATGCGCCGGACTGGACGCAGCGGCGCATCTACGCCTGCGGTCCCGGCGGTTTCGTCGCCGCCGCGCGCGAACTGGCCGAAACCCGCGCCGCCGGCTTCGCCGCCGAAGCCTTCACTCCGCCGCCGCGCAGCGACGACGAGACCGGCATGGTCGAAGTCGAACTGGCGCGCAGCGGCCGCCGCCTGCAACTGCCGCGCGGCCAGTCCCTGCTGAGCGCGCTGGAAGCGCAGGGCCTGTCGCTGGCGTCCGGCTGCCGCATGGGGCTGTGCAATACCTGCGCCTGCGGCAAGGCCTCCGGCATCACCCGCCATCTGCATACCGGCGACGTCCACAGCGAACCGGCGTCCGCGCTGCGCCTGTGCGTCAACGCCGCCAGCAGCGATCTCGTTCTCGACCTGTAA
- a CDS encoding ATP-grasp domain-containing protein, translated as MDYALLEDTLVLATRRVGIAVYDFDFELHFKCRHPPSFDEGTPCVLRIGAVEDYSRCYSGLLELGLHAVNSPAEYARASELEHWYPLLSDLTPRTRVFDALPGVEEIESEFAWPIFLKGSRQTNRHNAQLSVIRDREQYAWVAERYRRDPVLSWQRPAVREFVPLQPVAGGIAGKVPASMEFRSFWWQGECLGWGRYWYQAPAYTCGDIEVGLALAGEAARRLAVPFLVVDIAKTVEGRWIVIECNDAQESGYAAASPQAIWRALLERMCEPARLASRG; from the coding sequence ATGGACTATGCCTTGCTTGAAGACACGCTCGTGCTGGCTACGCGGCGAGTGGGTATTGCCGTATACGACTTCGATTTCGAACTCCATTTCAAGTGCCGTCACCCGCCGTCCTTCGACGAAGGCACGCCGTGCGTGTTGCGGATCGGTGCCGTCGAAGACTATTCGCGGTGTTACAGCGGCCTGCTGGAACTGGGGCTGCATGCGGTCAATTCGCCGGCCGAGTACGCGCGTGCGAGCGAACTCGAGCACTGGTATCCCCTGCTGTCCGACCTGACGCCGCGAACTCGGGTCTTCGATGCCTTGCCTGGAGTCGAAGAGATCGAAAGCGAGTTCGCCTGGCCGATCTTCCTGAAGGGTTCTCGACAGACCAACCGGCACAACGCCCAGTTGTCGGTGATCCGCGATCGCGAACAATACGCCTGGGTCGCCGAGCGTTACCGGCGGGATCCGGTGCTCTCCTGGCAGCGGCCCGCAGTCCGCGAGTTCGTACCCTTGCAACCGGTTGCCGGTGGGATTGCCGGTAAAGTTCCGGCGTCGATGGAATTCCGTAGTTTCTGGTGGCAGGGGGAGTGCCTGGGGTGGGGGCGGTACTGGTATCAAGCACCTGCGTATACCTGCGGAGATATCGAGGTGGGGCTGGCCTTGGCCGGCGAAGCTGCGCGTCGATTGGCGGTTCCATTCCTCGTGGTGGATATCGCCAAGACCGTCGAGGGACGATGGATCGTGATCGAATGCAACGATGCCCAGGAGTCGGGCTATGCCGCTGCGTCGCCGCAGGCGATCTGGCGCGCACTGTTGGAGCGGATGTGCGAGCCAGCGAGGCTTGCATCCAGGGGCTGA
- a CDS encoding LysR substrate-binding domain-containing protein, translated as MDSKSTYVYFAGMLNLNDLVLFATAVEHGGFAAASRRLGVPKSTVSKRVAALEQELGVRLIHRTSRSFVLTDTGQAFHEHARAALIETEAAENLVRRRAAEPSGRVRMTCNVPVAQEYLAPHLPELARRYPRLHLQLDVSDRMVDVVQDGYDIAVRSHFAPLPDSGLIQRQASVEDIVVVAAPGYLAERGEPRTPQELAGHDALMTGQSARSVWTLSDAAGTTVQVEPQPRLTANEGRVLTAAAVAGLGLTCLPAKICRAELGDGRLRRVLPDWHAGRVTTTLVMPHRRGQLPGVRATVEFLIECLGEPA; from the coding sequence ATGGACTCAAAGTCCACATATGTGTACTTTGCCGGCATGCTCAACCTCAACGATCTGGTCCTGTTCGCCACCGCGGTCGAACACGGCGGTTTCGCCGCGGCCTCGCGCCGGCTCGGCGTGCCCAAGTCCACGGTCAGCAAGCGCGTGGCCGCGCTCGAACAAGAATTGGGCGTGCGCCTGATCCATCGCACCTCGCGCAGCTTCGTCCTCACCGACACCGGCCAGGCTTTCCACGAGCACGCGCGCGCGGCGCTGATCGAAACCGAGGCGGCGGAGAACCTGGTCCGGCGCCGCGCCGCCGAGCCCAGCGGACGGGTGCGGATGACCTGCAACGTGCCGGTCGCGCAGGAGTACCTGGCGCCGCATCTGCCGGAGTTGGCGCGGCGCTATCCGCGCCTGCACCTGCAGCTGGACGTCAGCGACCGGATGGTCGACGTGGTCCAGGACGGCTACGACATCGCCGTGCGCAGCCATTTCGCGCCGCTGCCGGATTCGGGCCTGATCCAGCGCCAGGCCTCGGTCGAGGACATCGTCGTGGTCGCCGCGCCCGGGTATCTGGCCGAACGCGGCGAACCGCGCACGCCGCAGGAACTGGCCGGGCACGACGCGCTGATGACCGGCCAGTCGGCGCGTAGCGTCTGGACCCTGAGCGACGCCGCCGGCACTACGGTGCAGGTCGAACCGCAGCCGCGCTTGACCGCCAACGAGGGCCGGGTGCTGACCGCGGCCGCGGTCGCCGGCCTGGGCCTGACCTGCCTGCCGGCGAAGATCTGCCGCGCCGAACTCGGCGACGGCCGCCTGCGCCGGGTGTTGCCGGACTGGCATGCGGGCCGGGTGACCACGACCCTGGTGATGCCGCACCGGCGCGGCCAGTTGCCGGGCGTGCGCGCGACGGTCGAGTTCCTGATCGAATGCCTGGGCGAGCCGGCGTAG
- the fabR gene encoding HTH-type transcriptional repressor FabR, producing the protein MDVDSHPGRKATISREDLIAAALKLIGPHRSVSSLSLREIAREAGIAPNSFYRQFRDTDELAVALIDLAGQSLRKIVGEARQRVATRRSAVRSSIEAFMEQLRADDKLLHVLLREGTVGSDAFKRAVDRELSFFEEELRVDLIRLAGHDGVTLHEPALVARSITRLIFAMGATAMDMTPEKDRELIEEMSTMVRMILAGSRALAQRGETRART; encoded by the coding sequence ATCGACGTCGATTCGCACCCGGGCCGCAAGGCGACCATTTCGCGCGAGGACCTGATCGCCGCCGCGCTCAAGCTGATCGGCCCGCATCGCAGCGTGTCCAGCCTGAGCCTGCGCGAGATCGCGCGCGAAGCCGGCATCGCCCCGAACAGTTTCTACCGCCAGTTCCGCGACACCGACGAATTGGCGGTGGCGCTGATCGACCTGGCCGGCCAGTCGCTGCGCAAGATCGTCGGCGAGGCGCGCCAACGCGTCGCCACCCGCCGCAGCGCCGTACGCAGCTCGATCGAAGCTTTCATGGAGCAGTTGCGCGCGGATGACAAACTGCTGCACGTTCTGCTGCGCGAAGGCACGGTCGGCTCGGACGCGTTCAAGCGCGCGGTCGACCGCGAGCTGTCGTTCTTCGAAGAAGAACTGCGGGTCGACCTGATCCGCCTGGCCGGCCACGACGGCGTGACCCTGCACGAACCGGCCCTGGTCGCCCGCTCGATCACTCGCCTGATCTTCGCCATGGGCGCCACCGCGATGGACATGACCCCGGAGAAGGACCGCGAGCTCATCGAAGAGATGAGCACGATGGTGCGGATGATACTGGCCGGTTCGCGGGCGCTGGCGCAGCGGGGCGAAACGCGCGCCAGAACCTGA
- a CDS encoding M20/M25/M40 family metallo-hydrolase, whose protein sequence is MDFTALQRFVDGYWQAQILPALCDYIAIPCQSPAFDPDWQRSGHMEAAATLMTQWAQRQLAAVEGARVDTLRLPGRTPLILIDVPGDEAAPVLIYGHLDKQPPMDGWAPGRAAWTPVFEDERLYGRGGADDGYALFAAVAALLGLRAQGLAHPRCLILIEASEESGSVDLPAYIEALAPRLGAPGLIVALDAGCGNYRQLWTTTSLRGQVAGTLSIRVLEEGVHSGDACGIVPSSFRIARQLLSRIEDPHSGEVIADFQAQIPPQRRREAEAAAQALGTELLDGFPFRPGVRAAADQTGELALNRAWRAQLAVTGLDGLPAVAAAAAVMQPSLRLKLSLRLPPTVDPVQAGQRLQALLLADPPYAAELEFSLDLLSPGWHAPQTAPWLQASLERASREAFAQPPALIGGGGGIPFLSMLGARYPQAQFLVTGVLGPQSNAHGPNEFLHLPTARRLTAALAQVLHDAADADARRPARAQAAAAA, encoded by the coding sequence ATGGACTTTACGGCACTGCAGCGTTTCGTCGACGGCTACTGGCAGGCGCAGATCCTGCCGGCGCTGTGCGACTACATCGCCATTCCCTGCCAATCGCCGGCGTTCGATCCGGACTGGCAGCGCAGCGGCCACATGGAGGCGGCCGCGACGCTGATGACGCAATGGGCGCAGCGGCAACTGGCCGCGGTCGAAGGCGCGCGCGTGGACACGCTGCGCCTGCCCGGGCGCACGCCGCTGATCCTGATCGACGTGCCCGGCGACGAGGCCGCGCCGGTGCTGATCTACGGCCACCTCGACAAGCAGCCGCCGATGGACGGCTGGGCGCCCGGCCGCGCGGCCTGGACGCCGGTGTTCGAGGACGAGCGCCTGTACGGGCGCGGCGGCGCCGACGACGGCTATGCGCTGTTCGCGGCGGTCGCCGCTTTGCTCGGCCTGCGCGCGCAAGGCCTGGCGCATCCGCGCTGCCTGATCCTGATCGAGGCCAGCGAAGAATCCGGCAGCGTCGACCTGCCGGCCTACATCGAGGCGTTGGCGCCGCGGCTCGGCGCGCCGGGGTTGATCGTCGCCCTCGACGCCGGTTGCGGCAATTACCGGCAACTGTGGACCACCACCTCGCTGCGCGGCCAGGTCGCCGGCACCTTGAGCATCCGCGTGCTCGAGGAAGGCGTGCATTCCGGCGACGCCTGCGGGATCGTGCCGTCGAGCTTCCGCATCGCCCGGCAGTTGCTGTCGCGGATCGAAGACCCGCACAGCGGCGAGGTGATCGCCGATTTCCAGGCGCAGATTCCGCCGCAGCGGCGACGCGAGGCCGAAGCGGCGGCGCAGGCTCTGGGAACGGAGCTGTTGGACGGCTTCCCGTTCCGCCCCGGCGTGCGCGCGGCCGCGGACCAAACCGGCGAACTCGCGCTCAACCGCGCCTGGCGCGCGCAGTTGGCTGTGACCGGTTTGGACGGCTTGCCCGCGGTCGCCGCGGCGGCCGCGGTGATGCAGCCGTCGCTGCGACTCAAACTGAGCCTGCGCCTGCCGCCGACGGTCGACCCGGTGCAAGCCGGGCAACGGTTGCAGGCCTTGTTGCTGGCCGATCCGCCGTACGCTGCGGAGTTGGAGTTCTCGCTCGATCTGCTCAGTCCCGGCTGGCATGCGCCGCAGACCGCGCCGTGGCTGCAGGCCAGCCTGGAACGCGCCTCGCGGGAGGCGTTCGCGCAGCCGCCGGCGCTGATCGGCGGAGGCGGCGGGATCCCGTTCCTGTCGATGCTCGGCGCACGCTATCCGCAGGCGCAGTTCCTGGTTACCGGCGTGCTCGGGCCGCAATCGAACGCGCACGGGCCGAACGAGTTCCTGCACCTGCCGACCGCGCGCCGGCTGACCGCGGCGCTGGCCCAGGTGCTGCACGATGCGGCGGATGCCGATGCGCGGCGGCCTGCACGAGCGCAGGCCGCCGCCGCGGCCTGA
- a CDS encoding SRPBCC family protein produces MHVSLLAERSIAAAPAAVYALVLDGNRFAPLFQGHGPIPGLDRIQPLGPVGVGAVREVRDLRGAVLHERITALEPSERHAYTLYDLPAPLSWLAREGRAEWRFQAMADDPGATRVSWRYDFELTGPWAWPLAWPVLRGAMQPAMRGCLERIAQALEQAWRAERR; encoded by the coding sequence ATGCACGTCTCCCTGCTCGCCGAACGCAGCATCGCCGCGGCGCCCGCCGCGGTCTACGCGCTGGTGCTCGACGGCAACCGCTTCGCGCCGCTGTTCCAAGGCCACGGCCCGATTCCCGGCCTGGATCGGATCCAGCCGCTGGGCCCGGTCGGGGTCGGCGCGGTACGCGAAGTGCGCGACCTGCGCGGTGCGGTCCTGCACGAGCGCATCACCGCGCTGGAGCCGTCCGAGCGCCACGCCTACACCTTGTACGACCTGCCCGCGCCGCTGTCGTGGCTGGCGCGCGAGGGCCGCGCCGAATGGCGCTTCCAGGCCATGGCCGACGATCCGGGCGCGACCCGGGTCAGCTGGCGCTACGACTTCGAACTGACCGGCCCCTGGGCCTGGCCGCTGGCCTGGCCGGTGCTGCGCGGGGCGATGCAGCCGGCGATGCGCGGCTGCCTGGAACGCATCGCCCAGGCTCTGGAGCAGGCCTGGCGCGCGGAGCGGCGTTGA
- a CDS encoding sterol desaturase family protein: MEEWILLGLAPVFLILIAVEAWYWRRRAPERYSLRDTASNAALALMHQASDAIAWLLVIGLYYAVYAHRLFDLPPASPWTVAALFVAQDFFYYWFHRASHRIRWLWASHVTHHSSERLNLSTAFRQSLTYPISGMWLFWLPLAWIGFEPRHIVAVVAINLAFQFFVHTQAVGKLGWLEKVFNTPSHHRVHHARNPQYIDRNFAGVLIVWDKLFGTYTEENDAVPCEYGIVGQVRGHNPIRLTFHEWIAMFGDAWRARGLRGALGQLFGPPERSHSHLRAGAAIADAPAQVLGESPK, encoded by the coding sequence ATGGAAGAGTGGATCCTGCTCGGCCTGGCGCCGGTGTTCCTGATCCTGATCGCGGTCGAAGCCTGGTACTGGCGCCGGCGCGCGCCGGAGCGCTACAGCCTGCGCGACACCGCCTCCAACGCGGCCCTGGCGCTGATGCACCAGGCCAGCGACGCGATCGCCTGGCTGCTGGTGATCGGCCTGTATTACGCGGTCTACGCGCACCGCCTGTTCGACCTGCCACCGGCCTCGCCGTGGACCGTGGCCGCGCTGTTCGTGGCCCAGGATTTCTTCTACTACTGGTTCCATCGCGCCAGCCACCGCATCCGCTGGCTGTGGGCCTCGCACGTCACCCACCATTCCTCCGAGCGGCTCAACCTGTCGACCGCGTTCCGGCAGAGCCTGACCTATCCGATCTCCGGCATGTGGCTGTTCTGGCTGCCGCTGGCCTGGATCGGCTTCGAGCCGCGCCACATCGTCGCGGTGGTGGCGATCAACCTGGCGTTCCAGTTCTTCGTCCACACCCAGGCGGTGGGCAAGCTGGGCTGGCTGGAAAAGGTGTTCAACACCCCCTCGCACCATCGCGTCCACCACGCCCGCAACCCGCAGTACATCGACCGCAACTTCGCCGGCGTGCTGATCGTCTGGGACAAGCTGTTCGGCACCTACACCGAAGAGAACGACGCGGTGCCCTGCGAGTACGGCATCGTCGGCCAGGTTCGCGGGCACAATCCGATCCGGCTGACCTTCCACGAATGGATCGCGATGTTCGGCGATGCCTGGCGCGCGCGCGGCCTGCGCGGCGCGCTGGGGCAGTTGTTCGGCCCGCCGGAGCGCTCGCACTCGCATTTGCGCGCCGGCGCCGCGATCGCGGACGCGCCGGCTCAAGTCTTGGGCGAAAGCCCGAAGTAG
- a CDS encoding glutathione S-transferase family protein, whose amino-acid sequence MSAAKTATSTAAAPILFYGVPSGCSFGSIVALEWAGQPYRLARVEMPEQIHTTAFKALNPVGETPVLVSDRGDVVTESMAILNHIGARAIERGIAFAQGTPQFDELNRMLAFLNTTFFGSFSSLWHVLEHEVDEASHEALVEYGRGRVVQAHAKLETMLGDKRWLLGDRPTLADAYFAGIARWTKYHSVVDRRDYPNLQRLFDQLEADSAVIFAHAIEQQRPAISAGGFQGEVALEEAIADYRLAA is encoded by the coding sequence ATGTCCGCTGCCAAGACCGCTACCTCGACCGCTGCCGCTCCGATCCTGTTCTACGGCGTCCCGTCCGGCTGTTCGTTCGGCTCCATCGTCGCCCTGGAATGGGCCGGCCAGCCTTACCGCCTGGCCCGGGTCGAAATGCCCGAACAGATCCACACCACGGCGTTCAAGGCCCTCAACCCGGTCGGCGAGACCCCGGTGCTGGTCAGCGACCGCGGCGACGTGGTCACCGAGAGCATGGCCATCCTCAACCACATCGGCGCGCGGGCGATCGAACGCGGCATCGCCTTCGCCCAGGGCACGCCGCAGTTCGACGAACTCAACCGGATGCTGGCCTTCCTCAACACCACCTTCTTCGGTTCGTTCTCGTCGCTGTGGCACGTGCTGGAACACGAAGTCGACGAGGCCTCGCACGAGGCCCTGGTCGAGTACGGCCGCGGCCGGGTGGTGCAGGCCCACGCCAAGCTGGAGACCATGCTCGGCGACAAGCGCTGGCTGCTCGGCGACCGCCCGACCCTGGCCGACGCCTACTTCGCCGGCATCGCCCGCTGGACCAAGTACCACAGCGTCGTCGACCGCCGCGATTACCCGAACCTGCAGCGCCTGTTCGATCAGCTCGAAGCCGATTCGGCGGTGATCTTCGCCCACGCCATCGAACAGCAGCGCCCGGCGATCAGCGCCGGCGGCTTCCAGGGCGAGGTCGCGCTGGAAGAGGCGATCGCGGACTACCGCCTGGCGGCGTAA
- a CDS encoding glutathione S-transferase, with translation MQLLYQTHSPYARKALVFAYEAGLAERIEVIHHETSPTLRNEAVYAQNPLGKVPVLLRPGQAPIFDSDIICAYLDTLHGGRKLIPAEGEARWHALRLQALAQGLADFGIKVRWETVRRPEPLRYPALGEGYAQKLIESYDWLERELDDAAPLHVGHVAIATALSWLEFRELPGFRAGRPRLSAWFDAFERRDSMRATPLSGETHD, from the coding sequence ATGCAACTGCTCTACCAGACTCATTCCCCCTACGCGCGCAAGGCGCTGGTGTTCGCCTACGAGGCCGGCCTGGCCGAGCGGATCGAAGTGATCCACCACGAGACCAGCCCGACCCTGCGCAACGAAGCGGTGTATGCGCAGAACCCGCTGGGTAAGGTGCCGGTGCTGCTGCGCCCCGGGCAGGCGCCGATCTTCGACTCGGACATCATCTGCGCCTATCTCGACACCTTGCACGGCGGCCGCAAGCTGATTCCGGCCGAGGGCGAAGCGCGCTGGCACGCCTTGCGCCTGCAAGCGCTCGCCCAGGGCCTGGCCGACTTCGGCATCAAGGTGCGCTGGGAAACCGTGCGCCGGCCCGAGCCGCTGCGCTACCCGGCCTTGGGCGAGGGCTACGCCCAAAAGCTGATCGAAAGCTACGACTGGCTGGAGCGCGAGCTCGACGACGCGGCGCCGCTGCATGTAGGCCACGTAGCGATAGCGACCGCGCTGAGCTGGCTGGAATTCCGCGAACTGCCCGGTTTCCGCGCCGGCCGGCCGCGCCTGAGCGCCTGGTTCGACGCCTTCGAACGGCGCGATTCGATGCGCGCCACGCCGCTGTCGGGCGAGACCCACGACTGA
- a CDS encoding Lrp/AsnC family transcriptional regulator, with protein MKLDRFDRQLLNLVQEDAGQTADRLAEQVALSPSAIQRRLRKLREQGVIQRDTVVLDPKQVGKPTFFIVALQVERERPELLAQLRKWLTAQAQVQQVFYVTGEADFVLVVTAPDTESYDALMLRMVADNPNIKRFTTNVALSLVKRGLTIPVAPDEDD; from the coding sequence ATGAAACTCGACCGATTCGACCGCCAATTGCTCAACCTGGTGCAGGAAGACGCCGGCCAGACCGCCGACCGTCTGGCCGAGCAGGTCGCGTTGTCGCCGTCGGCGATCCAGCGCCGGCTGCGCAAGCTGCGCGAACAGGGCGTGATCCAGCGCGACACCGTCGTGCTCGACCCCAAGCAGGTCGGCAAACCGACCTTCTTCATCGTCGCCCTGCAGGTCGAACGCGAGCGCCCCGAGCTGCTGGCGCAACTGCGCAAGTGGCTGACCGCGCAAGCCCAGGTGCAGCAGGTGTTCTACGTCACCGGCGAGGCCGACTTCGTCCTGGTGGTGACCGCGCCCGATACCGAAAGCTACGACGCGCTGATGCTGCGCATGGTCGCCGACAACCCCAACATCAAGCGCTTCACCACCAACGTCGCGCTGAGCCTGGTCAAGCGCGGGCTGACCATCCCGGTCGCGCCGGACGAAGACGACTGA